One region of Oxalobacteraceae bacterium OTU3CAMAD1 genomic DNA includes:
- the phbB gene encoding acetoacetyl-CoA reductase — protein sequence MARVALVTGGMGGLGEAVCFKLSALGYNVVTTYSPGNPKVEQWLATTRDQGFNFRAYPCDVADYDSAQACVAAIEKDIGPIDVLVNNAGITRDMTFKKMDKPNWDAVMATNLDSVFNMTKPVCDGMVDRGWGRIINISSVNGQKGAFGQTNYSAAKAGMHGFTKALALEVARKGVTVNTISPGYIGTKMVMEIPQEVLDTKIIPQIPMARLGKPEEVAGLVAYLSSDEAAFVTGANIAINGGQHMS from the coding sequence ATGGCAAGAGTTGCATTGGTAACTGGCGGTATGGGCGGTCTGGGCGAAGCAGTGTGTTTCAAACTGTCGGCGCTCGGCTATAACGTGGTCACGACGTATTCCCCTGGTAATCCCAAGGTCGAGCAGTGGCTCGCCACGACGCGCGACCAGGGCTTCAACTTCCGTGCCTATCCTTGCGACGTGGCGGACTACGACTCGGCGCAAGCGTGCGTGGCCGCCATCGAAAAGGACATCGGTCCGATCGATGTGCTGGTCAACAACGCCGGCATCACTCGCGACATGACGTTCAAGAAGATGGACAAGCCGAATTGGGACGCCGTCATGGCCACCAATCTGGACTCCGTGTTCAACATGACCAAGCCGGTCTGCGACGGCATGGTCGATCGCGGCTGGGGCCGTATCATCAACATCTCGTCGGTCAACGGCCAGAAGGGCGCCTTCGGCCAGACCAACTACTCGGCGGCCAAGGCCGGCATGCACGGCTTCACCAAGGCGCTGGCCCTGGAAGTGGCGCGCAAGGGCGTGACCGTCAACACCATCTCGCCAGGCTACATCGGCACCAAGATGGTCATGGAAATCCCGCAGGAAGTGCTCGATACCAAGATCATTCCGCAAATTCCGATGGCGCGCTTGGGCAAGCCTGAGGAAGTGGCCGGCCTGGTCGCGTATCTGTCGTCGGACGAGGCGGCCTTCGTCACCGGCGCCAACATCGCCATCAACGGCGGCCAGCACATGTCTTAA
- a CDS encoding acetyl-CoA C-acetyltransferase, producing MDDVVIVAAGRTGVGKFGGSLAKIAASDLGAHVIKGLLAKTGIDPSQISEAILGQVLTAGVGQNPARQAVIKSGLPDSIPGFTINHVCGSGLKATHLAAQAIKCGDAQIVIAGGQENMSASPHAMPGSRDGFRMGEIKMVDTMIVDGLWDAFNQYHMGITAENVAKKHDISRTEQDEFALQSQLKAEAAQKEGKFKDEILPLEIASKKATVVFDTDEYIKPGSTIEGLAGLRPAFNKEGSVTAGNASGLNDGAAAVIMMSATKAKELGLPVLAKVKAYASSGLDPALMGMGPVSASRLCLKKAGWTPDDLDLMEINEAFAAQAVAVNKEMGWDTSKINVNGGAIAIGHPIGASGARILVTLIHEMIRRDAKKGLASLCIGGGMGVALAIERP from the coding sequence ATGGATGATGTAGTTATCGTGGCCGCTGGCCGTACCGGTGTCGGCAAATTCGGCGGCAGCCTCGCCAAGATCGCGGCCTCGGACCTGGGCGCGCATGTGATCAAGGGCCTGTTGGCCAAGACCGGCATCGATCCAAGCCAGATCAGCGAAGCGATTCTCGGCCAAGTGCTGACCGCAGGCGTCGGCCAGAACCCGGCCCGCCAGGCGGTCATCAAGTCCGGCCTGCCAGATTCCATTCCCGGTTTCACCATCAACCACGTGTGCGGCAGCGGTTTGAAAGCCACCCACCTGGCGGCCCAGGCGATTAAATGTGGCGACGCACAAATCGTCATCGCCGGCGGCCAGGAAAATATGAGCGCCTCGCCGCACGCGATGCCGGGTTCGCGCGACGGCTTCCGCATGGGCGAGATCAAGATGGTCGACACCATGATCGTCGACGGTCTGTGGGACGCGTTCAACCAGTACCACATGGGCATCACCGCCGAGAACGTCGCGAAAAAACACGACATCTCGCGCACCGAGCAGGACGAGTTCGCGCTGCAATCGCAACTGAAGGCCGAAGCCGCTCAAAAAGAAGGCAAGTTCAAAGACGAGATCCTGCCGCTGGAAATCGCCAGTAAAAAAGCCACCGTCGTCTTCGACACCGACGAATACATCAAGCCCGGCTCGACCATCGAAGGCCTGGCCGGCCTGCGTCCGGCGTTCAACAAGGAAGGCAGCGTCACCGCCGGCAACGCGTCCGGCCTGAACGACGGCGCCGCCGCCGTCATCATGATGTCCGCCACCAAGGCCAAGGAACTGGGCCTGCCGGTGCTGGCCAAGGTCAAGGCCTACGCCTCGTCCGGCCTGGACCCGGCCCTGATGGGCATGGGCCCGGTCTCGGCCAGCCGCCTGTGCCTGAAAAAAGCCGGCTGGACTCCGGACGATCTGGACCTGATGGAAATTAACGAAGCGTTCGCCGCGCAGGCCGTCGCCGTCAACAAGGAAATGGGCTGGGACACCAGCAAGATCAACGTCAACGGCGGCGCCATCGCCATCGGCCACCCGATCGGCGCGTCCGGCGCCCGCATTTTGGTCACCCTGATCCACGAAATGATCCGCCGCGACGCCAAGAAGGGCCTGGCCTCGCTGTGCATCGGCGGCGGCATGGGCGTGGCGCTGGCGATCGAGCGTCCGTAA